The following proteins come from a genomic window of Vallitaleaceae bacterium 9-2:
- the pyrH gene encoding UMP kinase, translating into MEKTQKVLLKLSGEALSGEAGKSFSEKNVLEVARQVKELVAKGIQVGIVIGGGNFWRGRTSENMDRTKADQIGMLATVMNCLYAAEVFRTLDLKTLVMTPFKVGQMTVEFDKDLCMEKQEEGVVTFFAGGLGHPYFSTDTTAALRAIETECDIILLAKNIDGVYDSDPNTNANATKYDRISLKEVIDQELQVMDLTAAIMCLEHKINMKVFYLNDQDSIINAMNGQNKGTLVYV; encoded by the coding sequence ATGGAAAAGACCCAAAAAGTGTTATTAAAATTAAGTGGAGAAGCCCTTTCAGGAGAGGCTGGAAAAAGCTTTTCTGAAAAAAATGTACTTGAAGTTGCAAGACAGGTGAAAGAACTCGTAGCCAAAGGTATTCAAGTTGGTATTGTTATCGGAGGCGGAAATTTTTGGCGAGGTCGGACCAGTGAAAATATGGACCGAACAAAAGCAGACCAAATTGGAATGTTGGCAACGGTTATGAATTGTCTATATGCAGCTGAAGTCTTTAGAACCCTTGATTTAAAAACACTTGTAATGACTCCTTTTAAAGTAGGGCAGATGACAGTAGAATTTGACAAAGACTTATGTATGGAAAAACAAGAAGAAGGGGTTGTCACTTTTTTTGCCGGAGGCTTAGGGCATCCATATTTTTCAACGGACACAACAGCAGCATTACGTGCAATTGAAACAGAATGTGATATAATATTATTAGCAAAGAATATTGATGGTGTCTATGACTCAGATCCGAACACAAATGCAAATGCTACTAAATATGATCGCATTTCGTTAAAAGAAGTAATTGACCAAGAGTTGCAAGTTATGGATTTAACAGCAGCAATTATGTGCTTAGAGCATAAAATCAATATGAAAGTTTTCTATCTAAATGATCAAGATAGTATTATCAACGCAATGAACGGTCAAAATAAGGGTACTTTAGTATACGTATAA
- the frr gene encoding ribosome recycling factor: protein METVLKEYQGKMEKTIHVLEEEFNSIRAGRANPHVLDQIKVDYYGQPSSLNQVGNISVPEPRLLQIQPWDKTMLAEIEKAINMSDIGIHPQNDGTCIRLSFPELTEERRKELTKDVKKKGEDAKIAIRNVRRDANDHFKREEKASNITEDDLKELEDKVQTLTDKFIKKIDDHVAKKSEEILKV, encoded by the coding sequence ATGGAGACAGTATTAAAAGAATATCAAGGGAAAATGGAAAAAACAATCCATGTGCTTGAGGAGGAATTTAATAGCATTCGTGCTGGTCGTGCAAACCCTCATGTACTTGATCAAATCAAAGTAGATTATTATGGACAACCATCATCGTTAAATCAAGTGGGTAACATTAGTGTTCCAGAGCCACGTTTGCTACAGATTCAACCATGGGACAAGACAATGTTGGCGGAAATTGAAAAAGCTATTAATATGTCAGACATTGGTATACATCCTCAAAATGATGGAACATGCATCCGTCTATCTTTTCCGGAGTTGACTGAAGAACGACGTAAAGAACTGACAAAAGACGTGAAGAAAAAAGGGGAAGATGCAAAAATTGCTATTCGAAATGTTCGAAGAGATGCAAATGACCACTTTAAGCGTGAAGAAAAAGCAAGCAACATTACAGAAGATGATTTAAAAGAACTTGAAGATAAGGTTCAAACACTTACGGATAAATTTATCAAAAAAATTGATGACCATGTTGCAAAGAAAAGCGAAGAAATCTTAAAAGTATAA
- a CDS encoding DUF6115 domain-containing protein, protein MTSFDGLLFTLISIGGLLIVISFFAIRSNKKQSIKNVQSASEQEESTYDEVRNKILELNEYGEYLKSELDGKHKELLFLYQMLNEKDKELREKNQHAQSTVTEHVPGQAAEHVTKQVTDMNQENVEQEDFEQDEIEQYRDMQYNKKIIELSISGYSNQEIARQLNIGTGQVELVLNLFK, encoded by the coding sequence ATGACAAGTTTTGACGGTTTACTATTCACATTAATTTCCATTGGTGGTTTGTTGATTGTAATTAGTTTTTTTGCCATACGCAGCAATAAAAAACAGAGCATAAAAAATGTGCAGAGTGCTTCTGAACAAGAGGAATCCACCTATGATGAAGTTCGCAACAAGATATTAGAATTAAATGAATACGGAGAATATCTTAAGAGTGAACTTGACGGAAAACATAAGGAACTTTTGTTCTTATATCAAATGCTTAATGAAAAAGATAAAGAGCTACGAGAAAAAAATCAACATGCTCAATCAACAGTGACAGAACATGTGCCAGGGCAAGCGGCAGAGCATGTGACAAAGCAAGTGACAGATATGAATCAGGAAAATGTAGAACAAGAAGATTTTGAACAAGATGAGATTGAGCAATATAGAGATATGCAGTACAATAAAAAAATTATTGAATTATCCATATCCGGATATTCAAATCAAGAAATTGCACGACAATTAAATATTGGAACAGGACAAGTTGAGTTAGTGTTAAATTTATTCAAATAA
- the tsf gene encoding translation elongation factor Ts, translating to MAVTAALVKELRERTGAGMLDCKKALTETDGNIEQAIEVLREKGLAKAAKKAGRVAAEGMVAAKVSDDHKSAVLVEVNSETDFVAKNEKFQVYVGQVADQAMKTTAADIDAFLAEQWIADESKTVQDELNAQIAVIGEKLSIRRFEKVTIDNGVVASYIHAGGKIGVLVEAATDVVNDDVQEALRNVAMQIAALPPVYLSRDEVDADYIESEKNILKQQAINENPDKPENIIDKMIIGRLNKQLKEVCLLDQTYVKDSDLTVQKYIDQVGKNAGTSITLKSYVRFETGEGIEKKEENFAEEVAKQMQQ from the coding sequence ATGGCAGTAACAGCAGCATTAGTAAAAGAATTACGTGAAAGAACAGGCGCCGGAATGCTTGATTGTAAAAAAGCATTAACTGAGACTGACGGAAATATTGAACAAGCAATTGAAGTGTTACGTGAAAAAGGACTTGCAAAAGCAGCTAAAAAAGCTGGCCGTGTTGCAGCAGAAGGTATGGTTGCGGCAAAAGTATCTGATGATCATAAATCAGCAGTTCTTGTTGAAGTTAACTCTGAAACAGACTTTGTAGCAAAAAATGAGAAGTTCCAAGTATATGTTGGACAAGTTGCTGATCAAGCAATGAAAACGACTGCAGCAGACATTGATGCTTTCTTGGCAGAACAATGGATTGCAGATGAATCAAAAACAGTTCAAGATGAACTTAATGCTCAAATCGCAGTGATCGGGGAAAAACTTAGTATTCGTCGTTTTGAAAAAGTAACAATCGACAATGGTGTAGTTGCTTCTTATATTCATGCTGGCGGAAAAATTGGGGTATTAGTTGAAGCTGCAACAGATGTTGTAAATGATGATGTTCAAGAGGCTCTTCGTAATGTTGCTATGCAAATTGCAGCGTTGCCACCAGTATATCTTAGCCGTGATGAAGTGGATGCAGATTATATTGAATCAGAAAAAAATATTCTTAAACAACAAGCAATTAATGAAAATCCAGATAAGCCAGAAAATATCATTGACAAGATGATTATCGGACGTTTAAATAAGCAATTAAAAGAAGTTTGTCTTCTTGATCAAACTTACGTAAAAGACAGTGATTTAACAGTGCAAAAGTACATTGATCAAGTTGGCAAGAATGCTGGTACATCAATTACATTAAAATCTTATGTACGGTTTGAAACAGGCGAAGGTATAGAAAAGAAAGAAGAAAACTTCGCTGAAGAAGTTGCTAAACAAATGCAACAATAA
- the rpsB gene encoding 30S ribosomal protein S2: protein MSVISMKQLLEAGVHFGHQTRRWNPKMAEYIYTERNGIYIIDLQQTTKLIDKAYDVVKEVVAEGGKVLFVGTKKQAQEAIQKEAERCGMFYVNNRWLGGMLTNFDTIQSRINRLKEIEKMEEDGTFDVLPKKEVIGLRLEMEKLEKNLGGIKEMNGVPDLIFIVDPKNERITIQEAHILGIPLIGIVDTNCDPEEIDYVIPGNDDAIRAVKLITSTMANAVIEANQGAQMNVDEEAEVPAE from the coding sequence ATGAGTGTTATTTCAATGAAACAATTATTAGAAGCAGGTGTTCACTTTGGACATCAAACAAGACGATGGAATCCTAAAATGGCTGAGTATATTTATACTGAGCGTAATGGAATCTATATCATCGACTTACAACAAACAACAAAGCTAATTGATAAAGCTTATGATGTTGTTAAAGAAGTTGTTGCAGAAGGTGGAAAAGTTCTTTTTGTAGGAACAAAAAAACAAGCTCAAGAAGCAATTCAAAAAGAAGCAGAGCGTTGTGGAATGTTCTATGTTAACAACAGATGGTTAGGTGGTATGTTAACAAACTTCGATACAATTCAAAGCCGAATCAATCGTCTTAAAGAAATTGAAAAAATGGAAGAAGACGGTACATTTGACGTGTTACCTAAAAAAGAAGTTATTGGCTTACGTCTTGAAATGGAAAAACTTGAGAAAAACCTTGGTGGAATCAAAGAAATGAATGGTGTACCAGACCTTATCTTTATCGTTGATCCTAAGAATGAGCGAATCACAATTCAAGAAGCGCATATCCTTGGCATTCCTCTTATCGGTATCGTAGATACAAACTGTGATCCAGAAGAGATTGATTATGTAATTCCTGGTAATGATGATGCAATTCGTGCGGTTAAGCTTATTACTTCAACAATGGCTAATGCTGTTATCGAAGCAAATCAAGGTGCACAAATGAATGTTGATGAAGAGGCAGAAGTACCAGCTGAATAA